From the genome of Mycetocola spongiae, one region includes:
- a CDS encoding LamB/YcsF family protein: MTSIDLNSDLGEGFGRWTLGDDRAMLDIVSSTNVACGFHAGDPRGIMQTVLGAVEKNVVIGAHVGYRDLAGFGRRNMDVDSADLVADVIYQIGALTGMAAAVGGSVQYVKPHGALYNTIAHDERQANDVITAVQASNPALVLMGLAGSTVLRLAAERGLRTVSEAFADRAYTPEGVLVSRRERGAVLHDADLVAERMLQMVTEGTITAIDGSVIPLTADSICVHGDSEGAVQMARRVRERLLAEGVTVSSFITGGGN, translated from the coding sequence ATGACCAGCATTGATCTTAATAGCGACCTCGGCGAGGGCTTCGGCCGGTGGACCCTGGGCGATGATCGAGCCATGCTTGATATCGTCTCTTCCACCAACGTGGCCTGCGGCTTCCACGCGGGAGACCCGCGCGGCATCATGCAGACCGTCCTCGGTGCGGTGGAAAAAAACGTCGTGATCGGGGCCCATGTGGGCTATCGCGATCTTGCCGGATTTGGCCGCCGCAATATGGACGTGGACAGCGCCGACCTCGTCGCCGATGTGATCTATCAGATCGGTGCACTGACCGGCATGGCCGCGGCGGTGGGGGGCAGCGTGCAGTATGTTAAGCCGCACGGTGCCCTCTATAACACCATCGCGCATGACGAGCGTCAGGCGAATGATGTGATTACCGCGGTCCAGGCCAGCAACCCCGCGCTGGTCCTGATGGGCCTCGCCGGATCCACCGTGCTGCGACTGGCCGCCGAGCGCGGCCTGCGCACCGTATCGGAGGCGTTTGCCGACCGCGCCTATACCCCCGAGGGGGTGCTGGTCTCGCGGCGCGAGCGCGGTGCCGTGCTGCACGATGCCGACCTCGTGGCCGAGCGGATGCTGCAGATGGTGACCGAGGGCACCATCACCGCAATCGACGGCAGCGTGATCCCGCTGACCGCCGATTCGATCTGTGTGCACGGCGATAGCGAGGGCGCGGTGCAGATGGCGCGGCGCGTGCGCGAACGCCTGCTCGCCGAGGGCGTCACGGTGTCCTCCTTTATCACCGGGGGTGGCAATTGA
- a CDS encoding 5-oxoprolinase subunit B/C family protein, whose translation MRFLPVNLDALLIELEDLDETLALLDSLNGDPLPGVLELIPAARTILVSFMPSRTNARAIRENIAGRSLGRVTRGDGVLVELPVRYSGEDLAEVGTLLGVTPEEVIALHTGRDYTVAFTGFAPGFAYLAGGHPALDVPRRATPRTRIPAGAVGLAGTFSGVYPQASPGGWQIIGVTDVPMWDLNREVPALLQPGFRVRFRDAGAGAAVDPIITGAASGTVAAPAAAHTITAPARSAAAVLEVLTPGMQTLFQDLGRPGQARQGVSAAGALDRRSLRAANRLVGNDPAAPTLEIVYGGLSVRALLPVVLAITGAEAGALITAESGHTRTAGPGVPFALAAGESLELSAPTRGLRSYLAVRGGFAVQPVLGSASTDTLARVGPEPVAAGDTLHARVEAGPRSSVDAGYDPGPSYPAAGEIVELDVVLGPRTDWFTPAAVAALAEQEWTVTPQSNRVGLRLAGETALEREITHELPSEGTVVGSIQVPASGQPVLFLADHPLTGGYPVIGAIAPHHLDLAGQIPIGARIRFRPITRFTEDQS comes from the coding sequence ATGCGTTTTCTGCCGGTAAATCTGGACGCGCTGCTGATCGAACTCGAGGACCTCGACGAGACGCTCGCGCTGCTGGACTCCCTCAACGGCGACCCCCTCCCCGGGGTCCTGGAACTCATCCCCGCCGCCCGCACCATCCTGGTGAGTTTTATGCCCTCCCGCACGAATGCGCGCGCGATCCGCGAGAATATCGCCGGGCGTTCCCTGGGCCGCGTGACCCGCGGCGATGGTGTGCTTGTGGAGCTACCCGTGCGCTATAGCGGGGAGGACCTCGCCGAGGTGGGGACGCTGCTCGGGGTCACCCCGGAGGAGGTCATCGCGCTGCATACCGGGCGCGACTATACGGTGGCCTTCACCGGTTTTGCCCCGGGCTTTGCCTATCTGGCCGGGGGACACCCCGCGCTGGACGTGCCGCGCCGCGCGACCCCGCGCACCCGCATCCCCGCCGGGGCCGTGGGCCTGGCCGGCACCTTCAGCGGCGTTTATCCGCAGGCCAGCCCGGGCGGCTGGCAGATCATCGGCGTGACCGATGTGCCGATGTGGGACCTCAACCGCGAGGTTCCCGCGCTGCTCCAGCCCGGTTTCCGCGTGCGCTTCCGCGATGCGGGTGCCGGGGCCGCCGTGGATCCGATCATCACAGGGGCCGCCTCCGGCACCGTCGCGGCCCCCGCGGCCGCGCACACCATAACCGCCCCCGCGCGGTCAGCCGCCGCGGTACTGGAGGTACTCACCCCCGGCATGCAGACCCTGTTCCAGGACCTCGGCCGCCCGGGCCAGGCGCGGCAGGGTGTCTCGGCCGCGGGCGCGCTTGACCGCCGCTCGCTGCGCGCGGCCAATCGCCTCGTGGGCAATGATCCGGCCGCACCCACCCTGGAAATTGTTTATGGCGGCCTCTCCGTGCGCGCCCTGCTGCCCGTGGTGCTGGCCATCACCGGGGCCGAGGCCGGGGCGCTCATCACCGCGGAAAGCGGGCATACCCGCACCGCGGGACCGGGCGTACCGTTTGCACTCGCCGCGGGCGAGAGCCTGGAACTATCCGCACCCACCCGCGGCCTGCGCAGCTATCTCGCCGTGCGCGGCGGATTTGCCGTGCAGCCCGTGCTGGGCAGCGCCTCCACCGATACCCTCGCCCGGGTGGGCCCCGAACCCGTGGCCGCGGGGGATACGCTGCACGCGCGGGTCGAGGCCGGTCCGCGCAGCAGCGTGGATGCCGGATATGATCCGGGACCGAGCTATCCCGCGGCCGGCGAGATCGTGGAACTCGACGTGGTTCTCGGACCGCGCACCGACTGGTTCACCCCCGCGGCCGTGGCGGCGCTCGCCGAACAGGAGTGGACCGTGACCCCGCAGTCCAACCGGGTGGGCCTGCGCCTCGCGGGAGAGACCGCGCTTGAACGAGAGATCACGCATGAGCTGCCCAGCGAGGGCACCGTTGTGGGCTCGATTCAGGTGCCGGCCAGCGGCCAGCCCGTGCTTTTCCTCGCCGATCATCCGCTCACCGGCGGCTATCCCGTGATCGGTGCTATCGCGCCGCATCACCTGGACCTGGCCGGCCAAATACCCATCGGCGCACGCATCCGCTTCCGCCCCATCACCCGCTTTACCGAGGACCAGTCGTGA
- a CDS encoding NRAMP family divalent metal transporter, which translates to MTEPTPQPQSSAAPAGDPGIGAQAAGFAKARKASLIGAIFMMATSAIGPGFITQTATFTATMGAAFAFGILASILIDFIVQLNIWRIVTVTGKRAAELANTAIPGSGYLLAVLVIFGGLVFNIGNMGGAGLGLNALLGWDAKIGGLLSAAIAVGIFLSRRAGIAVDRIMVVLGLLMILLTVYVAIVSGPPVGEALRQTVWPDEINFATITTIVGGTVGGYITYAGAHKLLDSGTAGVHNIKEVSTAALNGILVTGIMRYVLFLAILGVVASGVIIDTSGQGANPAAQAFQAAAGEFGLRAFGLVLWSAGITSIIGAAYTSISFITVFNEKITLRGRNLATVVFIVVSAVIFAFLGTAPAALLVFAGGFNGLILPIGLTIFMYVGWFRRDLMNGYHYPYWLLLLGTAVTGLTWYMGVVSVVPIFAFLGIGS; encoded by the coding sequence ATGACTGAACCCACCCCCCAGCCGCAGAGTTCCGCGGCACCCGCCGGGGATCCCGGCATCGGCGCCCAGGCCGCCGGCTTCGCCAAGGCCCGCAAGGCCTCGCTGATCGGCGCCATCTTCATGATGGCCACCTCGGCAATCGGCCCCGGCTTTATCACCCAGACCGCCACCTTCACCGCGACCATGGGTGCCGCCTTTGCCTTCGGAATCCTGGCGTCGATCCTGATCGACTTCATCGTCCAGCTCAATATTTGGCGCATCGTCACCGTGACCGGTAAGCGCGCCGCCGAGCTCGCCAATACCGCGATCCCCGGCAGCGGCTATCTGCTCGCCGTCCTGGTGATCTTCGGCGGCCTCGTCTTTAACATCGGAAATATGGGCGGTGCGGGCCTCGGCCTGAACGCCCTGCTCGGCTGGGATGCCAAGATCGGTGGCCTCCTGAGCGCCGCGATCGCCGTGGGCATCTTCCTCTCCCGCCGCGCGGGCATCGCCGTGGACCGCATCATGGTGGTCCTCGGCCTGCTGATGATCCTGCTCACCGTTTATGTGGCCATCGTCTCGGGCCCGCCCGTGGGCGAGGCGCTGCGCCAGACCGTCTGGCCCGATGAGATCAACTTCGCCACGATCACCACCATCGTGGGTGGAACCGTGGGTGGTTATATCACCTATGCCGGTGCGCATAAGCTCCTCGACTCGGGCACCGCCGGCGTCCACAACATCAAGGAGGTCTCGACCGCCGCCCTGAACGGCATCCTGGTGACCGGAATCATGCGCTACGTGCTGTTCCTCGCGATCCTCGGTGTGGTCGCCTCGGGAGTCATCATCGATACCTCGGGACAGGGCGCCAACCCCGCCGCACAGGCCTTCCAGGCCGCCGCGGGCGAGTTTGGTCTGCGCGCGTTTGGTCTTGTGCTGTGGTCGGCCGGTATCACCTCGATCATCGGTGCCGCCTATACCTCGATCTCCTTCATCACCGTCTTCAACGAGAAGATCACGCTGCGCGGACGCAACCTCGCCACGGTGGTCTTTATCGTGGTCTCCGCCGTGATCTTCGCGTTCCTCGGGACCGCCCCGGCGGCCCTGCTGGTCTTCGCGGGAGGCTTTAACGGCCTGATCCTGCCGATCGGTCTGACAATCTTTATGTATGTCGGCTGGTTCCGCCGCGACCTGATGAACGGATACCACTATCCGTACTGGCTGTTGCTGCTGGGCACCGCCGTGACCGGCCTCACCTGGTATATGGGCGTGGTCTCCGTGGTGCCGATCTTCGCGTTCCTCGGCATCGGTTCCTAA
- a CDS encoding urea transporter — protein MTQTIQKPPGLRALSGTAPAISRWADRHPALALLDSMLRGFGQICLMNNPLSGLLVVVAIAVASPWLAVSFVLAGLAATAAAHGFGYDRGVIRAGLFTFNGALMGLLAGAFLTPMGEPRILVYAVIAAIVTVPVMNATVHFFVVTLNAPALSATFSFVGLTALLVAPVMANSLANVAMFAPLERTLGAPDTALRTASGEQVSLLDGLFNAVFRGVSEVFLIDNVITGVILVLAFLVCSRVAAGMAILGSLTGALTALLMGADGHTIYLGLWGYNAVVVAICLFGVSLEPRIAAFIYTLVACAASAVLYGALVQFLGAWGLIPLSLPLVIVIIGSVMALHSSARIPVVPIAEYSTAEERRIRALAATRK, from the coding sequence ATGACTCAAACGATCCAAAAACCACCGGGGCTGCGCGCCCTCTCCGGCACCGCGCCGGCCATCTCGCGCTGGGCGGACCGCCATCCCGCGCTGGCCCTGCTCGACTCGATGCTGCGCGGCTTTGGCCAGATCTGCCTGATGAATAATCCCCTCTCCGGCCTGCTCGTGGTGGTGGCCATCGCCGTGGCCAGCCCCTGGCTGGCCGTGAGCTTTGTCCTCGCCGGGCTCGCGGCCACCGCGGCCGCGCACGGCTTTGGTTATGACCGCGGCGTGATCCGCGCGGGCCTGTTCACCTTTAACGGTGCGCTGATGGGCCTGCTCGCCGGGGCGTTTTTAACCCCGATGGGCGAGCCGCGCATCCTCGTCTATGCGGTCATCGCGGCAATCGTCACGGTGCCCGTGATGAACGCCACCGTGCACTTTTTTGTCGTCACCCTCAACGCCCCCGCGCTCTCGGCCACGTTCTCCTTTGTGGGCCTCACCGCGCTGCTGGTGGCCCCGGTGATGGCCAATAGCCTCGCAAATGTTGCCATGTTTGCCCCGCTGGAGCGCACCCTCGGGGCCCCCGATACCGCGCTGCGCACAGCCTCGGGTGAACAGGTTTCGCTGCTCGACGGGCTCTTTAACGCCGTATTTCGCGGGGTCAGCGAGGTATTCCTGATCGATAACGTGATCACCGGGGTGATCCTTGTGCTTGCGTTTTTGGTGTGTTCGCGCGTGGCGGCCGGGATGGCGATCCTCGGCTCCCTCACGGGTGCGCTCACAGCGCTGCTGATGGGGGCGGACGGGCACACCATCTATCTGGGACTCTGGGGCTATAACGCGGTGGTTGTGGCCATCTGCCTGTTTGGGGTCTCCCTCGAACCGCGCATCGCCGCGTTTATCTATACCCTCGTGGCCTGCGCCGCCTCGGCCGTGCTCTACGGGGCCCTCGTCCAATTTTTGGGAGCCTGGGGCCTGATCCCGCTGAGCCTGCCGCTGGTGATCGTGATCATCGGTTCGGTCATGGCCCTGCACTCCTCCGCCCGCATCCCCGTGGTTCCCATCGCCGAATATTCCACCGCCGAGGAGCGCCGCATCCGGGCTCTCGCGGCCACCCGAAAGTAG
- a CDS encoding amidase: MSPRLAILAELGRDFRRDSAEVLAETRRNLAAAEATSETLNAFIDLDESGAEAAAGASAERYARGAEIGPLDGIPITVKDSFHVRGLTRWHGSASSTGAVSRHDSAPVRRLREAGAVILGKTTMPDFGMLATGIGSQFGITRNPWSPALSPGGSSAGAAAALAAGIGALAVGTDIAGSVRLPAAHCGLVALKPTQGSIAYAPESMMRSAGPMSRTVADNYALFSVIARPDPEDPWCLPGREWPARLPAAPGGARIGVISSMGYGTEPDRETRTVLAHAAETLAAAGYRVTAVSPGLGEEDFLAIDLVLRVKAVTERLGSAYPERTLARVREWSAGAEFLSAVDLERAHHHISAAVARLREATAEVDYLLAPVIPVHRFAAEAHGPDDHPTLLHHTQFTAWFNQSGQPALALPAGLSAEGLPLGVQVIGARADDLGVYALGAHLESLLGLDLDWPVAAPLTPKGLR; the protein is encoded by the coding sequence ATGTCACCAAGACTAGCCATACTCGCCGAACTGGGCCGCGATTTTCGCCGCGATTCCGCCGAAGTGCTCGCCGAGACGCGCAGAAATCTCGCGGCCGCCGAGGCCACCTCGGAAACCCTCAACGCCTTTATCGATCTGGATGAGTCGGGTGCCGAAGCGGCCGCCGGGGCAAGCGCCGAGCGGTATGCGCGCGGGGCTGAGATTGGTCCACTTGACGGTATACCAATTACGGTAAAGGACAGCTTCCACGTGCGCGGGCTCACCCGCTGGCACGGCTCGGCCTCCTCCACGGGCGCCGTGAGCCGGCACGATAGTGCACCCGTGCGCCGGCTGCGCGAGGCGGGCGCCGTGATCCTGGGCAAAACCACGATGCCCGATTTTGGGATGCTCGCGACAGGGATCGGCTCCCAATTTGGTATCACCCGCAACCCGTGGTCGCCCGCGCTGAGCCCGGGGGGCTCGAGCGCCGGGGCCGCGGCCGCGCTCGCCGCCGGGATCGGCGCGCTCGCCGTGGGCACCGATATTGCCGGTTCGGTCCGGCTCCCCGCGGCACACTGCGGACTCGTTGCGCTGAAACCCACGCAGGGCTCAATTGCCTATGCCCCCGAATCGATGATGCGCTCCGCCGGGCCCATGTCGCGCACGGTAGCCGATAATTATGCGCTCTTTAGTGTGATCGCGCGCCCCGACCCGGAGGACCCGTGGTGCCTGCCCGGGCGCGAGTGGCCCGCGCGGCTTCCCGCCGCCCCCGGGGGTGCCCGCATCGGGGTGATCTCCTCGATGGGCTACGGCACCGAGCCGGACCGGGAGACCCGCACCGTACTCGCGCATGCCGCCGAGACGCTCGCGGCCGCCGGATACCGGGTGACCGCGGTATCCCCGGGCCTCGGCGAGGAGGATTTTTTGGCCATCGACCTGGTGCTGCGGGTGAAGGCCGTGACCGAACGCCTGGGTTCCGCGTATCCCGAACGCACGCTGGCCCGGGTGCGCGAGTGGAGCGCCGGCGCTGAGTTCCTGAGCGCCGTGGATCTGGAGCGCGCCCACCACCATATCTCCGCGGCGGTCGCCCGGCTCCGCGAGGCCACCGCCGAGGTGGACTATCTGCTGGCCCCGGTGATCCCGGTGCATCGTTTTGCCGCGGAGGCCCACGGCCCCGACGACCACCCCACACTGCTGCACCATACGCAGTTCACCGCGTGGTTTAACCAGAGCGGGCAGCCCGCCCTCGCGCTGCCCGCGGGACTCAGCGCGGAGGGCCTTCCCCTCGGCGTGCAGGTGATCGGTGCGCGCGCCGATGACCTGGGCGTATACGCGCTGGGCGCACACCTCGAGTCCCTGCTGGGACTGGACCTGGACTGGCCCGTGGCGGCCCCCCTCACCCCGAAAGGACTCCGATGA
- a CDS encoding choline kinase family protein, translating into MSTISAHDLIRSVVDKNENWRGRAIQMHPVSGGITNENYVISVDGLPQRMFVKIPGLGTERFIDRAVANSAGAAAAELDISPRVHFFDPETGVEFTGFFEGYRAATTRDFQSLDFCREVMGLYRRWHSTPRLEQTKTMFDMVDEHLEQVDADGIRLPEWTAEILGEYERIRARFEESGLDIVPAHNDPMPGNFLVAEGSPMKLIDFDYASNNERSFELGLILTEMFVSDEDARTLVADYAGGPDERLYARAQISRAVADTKWGLWGMINSHSRDEDFDYFKYGLWKLQRVFAITRHPEYNTWFNAI; encoded by the coding sequence ATGAGCACCATCAGCGCACACGATCTGATCCGCAGCGTCGTGGATAAAAACGAAAACTGGCGCGGGCGCGCGATCCAGATGCACCCCGTGAGCGGCGGAATCACCAATGAAAACTATGTGATCTCGGTGGACGGCCTGCCCCAGCGCATGTTTGTGAAGATCCCCGGGCTGGGCACCGAGCGGTTTATCGACCGCGCGGTGGCCAATAGCGCGGGGGCAGCGGCCGCGGAGCTGGATATCAGCCCGCGCGTGCATTTTTTTGATCCCGAGACCGGCGTGGAATTCACCGGATTTTTTGAGGGCTATCGGGCAGCCACCACGCGGGATTTCCAGTCCCTGGACTTCTGCCGCGAGGTTATGGGGCTCTACCGCCGCTGGCATTCCACGCCCCGCCTGGAACAGACCAAAACCATGTTTGACATGGTGGATGAGCATCTGGAGCAGGTAGACGCGGATGGCATTAGGCTTCCCGAATGGACCGCGGAGATCCTGGGCGAATACGAGCGCATCCGCGCCCGCTTCGAGGAATCGGGGCTGGATATCGTGCCCGCCCATAACGATCCCATGCCCGGGAATTTCCTCGTCGCCGAGGGCTCCCCGATGAAGCTGATCGATTTTGACTATGCCTCCAATAATGAGCGCAGTTTTGAGCTGGGGCTGATCCTCACCGAGATGTTTGTCTCCGATGAGGACGCGCGCACGCTGGTGGCCGATTATGCGGGAGGCCCCGATGAGCGGCTCTATGCCCGGGCGCAGATCTCGCGCGCCGTGGCCGATACCAAATGGGGCCTCTGGGGAATGATTAACTCGCATTCGCGCGATGAGGATTTTGATTATTTTAAATACGGGCTGTGGAAGCTGCAACGGGTTTTTGCGATCACCCGCCATCCCGAATACAACACCTGGTTTAACGCGATATGA
- a CDS encoding GntR family transcriptional regulator, protein MPRRTPPAEPTLTSPIAVIGLSGQVASDLRGRLVRGELAPGQQLSETALAHTLEVSRNTLREGFRILTQEGLLTHVPHRGVFVATPSIAAIIDIYRVRRIIEGQAVIMASRRHPASFRMRAAVEAQEAARDLGDWVTVGTENMRFHGAIVALSDSERLGVLYSSIAVELRLAFGLLDDPEFLHAPYVTQNREILELFEAGNNAASAALLDDYLVTSERTVLAAYSRLTED, encoded by the coding sequence ATGCCGCGTCGCACACCCCCCGCCGAGCCCACACTGACCTCCCCCATCGCCGTGATTGGGCTCTCCGGTCAGGTGGCCAGCGATCTGCGCGGCCGGCTCGTGCGCGGCGAGCTTGCACCCGGCCAACAGCTCTCCGAGACCGCGCTTGCGCATACCCTCGAGGTCTCCCGCAATACGCTACGCGAGGGCTTCCGCATCCTCACGCAGGAGGGCCTGCTCACGCATGTGCCACACCGGGGTGTTTTTGTGGCCACCCCGTCGATCGCTGCAATCATCGATATCTATCGGGTGCGCCGGATCATCGAGGGCCAGGCCGTGATCATGGCCTCCCGGCGGCACCCCGCGAGCTTCCGGATGCGGGCCGCGGTCGAGGCGCAGGAGGCGGCCCGCGACCTGGGCGACTGGGTCACGGTGGGTACCGAAAATATGCGCTTTCACGGCGCGATCGTGGCGCTCTCCGATAGCGAGCGGCTGGGCGTGCTCTATTCCAGCATCGCGGTGGAACTGCGGCTCGCCTTTGGGCTCCTGGACGATCCCGAGTTTCTGCACGCCCCGTATGTCACCCAGAACCGCGAGATCCTGGAGCTCTTTGAGGCCGGCAATAATGCCGCGTCCGCGGCGCTGCTGGATGACTATCTGGTCACCTCGGAGCGCACGGTCCTCGCGGCCTATTCGCGCCTAACCGAGGATTAG
- a CDS encoding inositol monophosphatase family protein: MIPSFSARASRATQLLREAGDLARHWYESDSFRIVQKGDGTPVTEADRDVESRLRGWLREAFPEDGILGEEFGEEGGESGGRWIIDPIDGTKSFIHHVPLYSTLLAYENAAGEIEYGGIYAPSAGMLIEAERGRGAWNGSERLHVSERARLEGAHILSTWIEDWSPAQFARVLEARAIPRTWGDAFGYAMVASGRAEAVIDFTVQPYDLAPMPVIIGEAGGVFGALDGSAGIYAGTGIASNGLCHEEVRAIFATP, encoded by the coding sequence ATGATCCCCTCGTTTTCCGCCCGCGCGAGCCGGGCCACACAGCTATTGCGCGAGGCCGGAGACCTGGCCCGGCACTGGTATGAATCCGATTCGTTTCGCATCGTGCAAAAGGGCGATGGCACCCCGGTGACCGAGGCCGATCGCGATGTGGAATCGCGGCTGCGCGGGTGGCTGCGCGAGGCCTTCCCCGAGGACGGCATCCTCGGCGAGGAATTTGGCGAGGAGGGTGGGGAGAGCGGGGGACGCTGGATCATCGACCCGATTGATGGCACCAAGTCCTTCATCCACCACGTCCCGCTGTACTCCACCCTGCTGGCCTATGAAAATGCCGCGGGGGAGATTGAATACGGCGGGATCTACGCACCCAGCGCGGGAATGCTTATCGAGGCCGAGCGCGGCCGCGGTGCCTGGAACGGCTCCGAGCGGCTCCATGTCTCGGAGCGGGCGCGGCTCGAGGGCGCGCATATTCTCTCCACCTGGATCGAGGACTGGTCACCCGCACAGTTTGCGCGGGTCCTGGAGGCCCGGGCCATTCCGCGCACCTGGGGTGATGCGTTTGGTTATGCGATGGTGGCCTCGGGGCGCGCGGAGGCCGTGATCGATTTCACCGTGCAGCCCTATGATCTCGCCCCGATGCCCGTGATTATCGGGGAGGCCGGGGGCGTATTTGGTGCGCTGGATGGCAGCGCGGGAATCTATGCGGGCACGGGAATCGCGAGCAATGGGCTATGCCACGAGGAGGTGCGCGCGATTTTTGCCACCCCGTAG
- a CDS encoding GntR family transcriptional regulator, giving the protein MASTDEVTQSLFEVLGAARSEGQTKLPPERELAASLGTSRTTLRRALENLERRGIITRVLGRGGGSFLTGNVDLWGLTPGAATRKLERSLNGVVGVPQMLRAQGFREGTRIIGTAIEQATAAVALALDIAPDSPVINLRRLRFADDQPLSLEQMFLPLERFPDLLEQQLTHSLYDILDTHFGVRVAYSEEVIEVDNLPDHAIALLGLPTARQAFLVRRIAYDADHRPIETSIDLFRLDRTRLSVRTENPTQSGALSVIPGA; this is encoded by the coding sequence ATGGCCAGTACGGATGAGGTGACACAATCACTCTTTGAGGTATTGGGCGCGGCCCGCAGCGAGGGCCAGACCAAGCTGCCACCCGAACGGGAACTGGCCGCGAGCCTCGGCACCTCACGCACCACGCTGCGCCGCGCACTGGAAAACCTGGAGCGCCGCGGCATCATCACCCGCGTGCTTGGCCGCGGCGGCGGATCGTTTCTCACCGGGAATGTGGACCTCTGGGGCCTGACCCCCGGGGCCGCGACCCGCAAACTCGAACGCAGCCTCAACGGAGTGGTTGGTGTGCCGCAGATGTTGCGCGCCCAGGGGTTCCGCGAGGGAACCCGCATCATCGGTACCGCGATCGAGCAGGCCACCGCCGCCGTGGCGCTCGCCCTGGACATCGCCCCGGACTCCCCCGTGATTAATCTGCGTCGCCTGCGCTTCGCCGATGATCAGCCGCTCTCCCTGGAGCAGATGTTTTTGCCCCTCGAGCGGTTCCCCGATCTGCTGGAACAGCAGCTCACCCATTCCCTCTACGACATCCTGGATACCCATTTTGGTGTCCGGGTGGCCTATTCGGAGGAGGTTATCGAAGTGGATAACCTTCCCGATCATGCCATCGCGCTACTGGGGCTGCCCACCGCGCGACAGGCCTTCCTGGTGCGCCGCATCGCCTATGACGCCGATCACCGTCCGATTGAAACCTCCATCGACCTCTTCCGGCTCGATCGCACCCGGCTCAGCGTGCGCACCGAAAACCCCACCCAGAGCGGGGCACTCAGCGTCATTCCCGGCGCCTAG
- a CDS encoding putative hydro-lyase, whose translation MSALAEAARERYRAGAVEPTAGIAPGITQANMISLPRDWAYDFLLYAQRNPKACPVLDVTDAGSHHTVLAPGADLRTDIPLYRVWRDGKLAEEIPDARAVWAEYPDLVTFLIGCSFTFETPLREAGIDVRHITDGTNVPMYRTNRQCRPAGRLHGEMVVSMRPIPADRVADAATISGRFPSVHGSPVHVGEPGLLGITDLGAPDFGDAVRIEPGEVPVFWACGVTPQAAVMASGVPFAITHSPGHMFITDVPDSSYHV comes from the coding sequence TTGAGCGCGCTCGCCGAGGCCGCGCGCGAGCGCTATCGCGCGGGGGCCGTGGAGCCCACCGCGGGCATCGCCCCCGGCATTACCCAGGCCAATATGATCTCGCTGCCGCGGGACTGGGCCTATGATTTTCTGCTCTACGCCCAGCGCAATCCCAAGGCCTGCCCCGTGCTGGATGTGACCGATGCCGGATCGCATCACACGGTGCTCGCCCCGGGCGCGGACCTGCGCACCGATATTCCGCTCTACCGGGTCTGGCGCGATGGCAAACTGGCCGAGGAGATCCCGGATGCGCGCGCGGTCTGGGCCGAATACCCCGACCTGGTGACGTTCCTGATCGGCTGTAGCTTCACGTTTGAGACCCCGCTGCGCGAGGCCGGAATCGACGTGCGCCACATCACCGATGGCACCAATGTGCCGATGTATCGCACCAACCGGCAGTGCCGTCCCGCGGGGCGCCTGCACGGCGAGATGGTGGTCTCGATGCGGCCCATCCCCGCCGACCGGGTGGCCGATGCCGCCACCATCAGCGGGCGCTTCCCCTCGGTACACGGTTCACCCGTGCACGTGGGTGAGCCCGGCCTGCTGGGTATCACGGATCTGGGCGCGCCCGATTTTGGTGATGCCGTGCGGATCGAACCGGGCGAGGTTCCCGTGTTCTGGGCCTGCGGGGTGACCCCGCAGGCGGCGGTCATGGCCTCGGGTGTTCCCTTCGCCATCACCCACTCACCGGGCCACATGTTTATCACCGACGTGCCCGATTCCTCGTATCACGTATAA